Below is a genomic region from Neorhizobium galegae.
GGCCGTGTAACGCCAGGCGGAGGTGAAAAGCAGGCTCGGTTCTATCGATGGCCAGAACAGCGCCGCATAGGCAATATGCGAAGCGAGGAAGGCTGCGAGCCCGGCGACGAAGGCTGGCTCTCCCTCGTAGGCGAGGCAGGCGTCTCCGACTGCACCGAGCGCCAGCGCTGCGACCAACAGCGCCGGGGCGCCGGAGAGACCGGCATAGAGCACAAGCAGCAAGACCGGTAAGGTCTTCAGCACCGCGCGAAGATGGCCTGCGGGCTTTTTTAGCCAGCGGAAATAATGGATCGCAAGCGCGATCGAGGCGGCAAGCACCGCCCATAACAACAGATACATCTCTTCCCCCACGTTCCCGACCCTTTCAGGAACGCCTATTCGGCCACGGCTTCCGCAATCGGCTTCGGCCGGAACATATCCCGCGCCGCCAGCACCGCCCCTCCGGTGATCAGCAGGCAGGCAAGCAGAATGCGCCAATCCGGCTCGGCAAAGCCCGATGCGACCAGGATCAGCGTCGACAGCAGCGGCGCCGCATAACTGGCCGCGCCGATGATCTGGATATCGCCGTTCTTGACACCGTAGTCCCAGGCATAAAAGGCCGCGCCGACCGGCAGCAGGCCAAGCCCGACGACCGCCGCCCACTCGCCGCCATCGGCCGGCCAGACGGTCGTCTCGAGCGCCAGATGGCAGATCAGCGAGAGCAGCGAGGTACCGAGGCAGAAACCGGTGACGACATCGGTCGAAACCCGGTCGAAGCGCCGTGTCAGCAGCGAATAACCGGACCAGGTGAAGGCGCAGAGAAAGGCGGCACCATAACCCACAAGATAGGCGTCGTCGAAGGCAAGTCCGTTGCGCGACACGATGGCGATCGTGCCGCAGAGCCCGGCGACAGCACCAGCCACGTGATACCAGCGCAGCTTCTCGCCCGGCAGCAGGGCCGAGCCGACGACGATGAACAGCGGCCAGAGATAGGCGATCAGCCCAGCCTCGACCGCCGGCGCATTCCGGAGCGCGGTGAAATAGAGAAAATGATAGCCGAACAGGCCGCCGATCCCGGTGATCCACACCTTCGCGGGCTGTCTCAGGAGGGCGATCCGTTCCGGTTTGACGATGAACAGGACGATGCCCGGCAGGCTGCCGATCGCGAAAGTGATCGCATTCATCTGGAAGGGCGGCACTTTTCCGGATGCAGCCGTCATCAGGGCCAGCAACGACCACATCAGGATCGCCGTAAAACCGATCAACGTCCCCCGGATTTTCAACCCTGCCCCCTTGGGCGCCCGAACGGGCGCTTTAGTCAGTCGCCATATTTGACGGCCGTCACGTAAACCTGCCCCATCCTGGTCGGGATGACGGCATAGACCGGAGCATATACATTTACCGACTGCGCCTTGGCAAACCAGATTTCCATCGGCGTCTTGCGCAGGTATTCGATATCGCTGCGCCCGCGCTTGAAGCCCGATCTCGGAAGGTAGCGGATCGAACAGACGATCGCCTCACCCTTGAAACCATCGGTCGAGAACGGCCTGGTGCCCTTCGGCGTCAGCACCAGGTCCATGCGCGACTCACCGTCATAGATCGGCAGCCGGCTGGGGCAGACCTTGGCGTCGCCCGGGAAGATGAGGCCGCTCAACGGGTCCAGTACGGCACGCAGGTCCTTTTCGGTCACCGGAATCCAGGTCTCCGGATTGCGGGTCGGCTCGGGCTTGACCGTCGTCCCGGTGACATTGCCGTTGCGGTATTCGACATCATAGATGCGCGTGCGCTTTCCGGCGCTGTAGACGAGGTTGTAGCGATCGGCCTGCAGCTTGTCGGCCTGCATGCGCCCGCTGACGCTGGTCTCGGCGGAGATGCGGCTGATGATGTTGACGATCCCGGCCGATTTGAACGTCCCGGTGATCTTGTAGTCGCTGCTGTTGAATTCGCTGGCAAAAGACGCCTTGGCGATCGGCAGGATCCCGAGCGAGATATCGTATTCGCTGACATGCCGGATTTCCGCCGAGCCGAGGGGATTGGCCGTGAACCCGAAGACAAGCACGAAGGCACTGACGAAACTGCCACGAAGGTTCATGATTTTGCCCTGACCAATGAGGACGCCGAAAAGCGTCTTCCCGCAGACATATAGACGGTGCATCATGGCAAGAAAATAGCGGCTTCACGGCACTGGCGGCGGATTCTCTTAGGGTGAGGTCAAGGTTTTGGCTTGACGCGACGAGCCCCACTGACTATAGAACCGCAACTTTCCACTCAGGACCAGTTGGATCGGCGCACCGGCATTGTCCGGAAGTACCATCCGATTGCAGAAGAACAAAGGTGTATCCATGTCTCGTGTGTGCGAACTGACCGGCAAGGGCGTTCAGACCGGCAACAACGTAAGCCACGCCAACAACAAGACCCGCCGTCGGTTCCTGCCGAACCTGTGCCAGGTCACGTTGATCTCCGACGCTCTCGGCCAGCGTTATCGCCTGCGCGTCTCGGCACACGCTCTGCGCTCCGTCGAACATCGTGGCGGCCTCGATGCTTTCCTGTTGAAGTCCGACGAGACCGAACTGTCGATGCGCGCTCGCCTGCTGCGCCGCCAGATCGTCAAGAAGACCGCCGAAGTCGCTGCTGCGGCTTAATCGGCCTGACGACAAATCATCCGGCTTTGAACAAGGCTTGAACGGGTAATACCGGCCAGGCCTTTTCTCTTGGCCTTCATAACTCCAACTGGTGGCATCACCCAGGATAAAAAAATGCTGAGCTCACGCTATACTTTCATCTATGCCCTGCTGATGGCGGCCGTCGTTGTCGCCTCCAATTTCCTGGTGCAGTTCCCGGTCATCGGCACGTTCTGGGGCATCGCCCTCGGCGATCTTCTGACCTGGGGCGCCTTTATCTATCCCTTTGCCTTCCTGGTGACCGATCTCGCCAACCGGCAGTTCGGGCCTTCGATTGCCCGACGCGTCGTTCTCGCAGGCTTCGTCGTCGGCGTGACGCTGTCGTTCCTGGCCTCCTCCCCGCGCATCGCCGTCGCCTCGGGCGCCGCCTATCTGGTCGGCCAGCTTCTCGACATCTCCGTGTTCAATCGGCTCCGCCGCCAGACCTGGTGGCGCGCGCCGCTCGCCGGCTCCCTGCTCGGTTCGGCACTCGACACGCTGCTGTTCTTCTCGCTCGCCTTCGCCCCGCTCTTCGCCTTCATCGGCCCGAACGAAGACTTCGCGATCCAATCCGCACCGATCCTCGGCGCCCTTGCCACCGAGGCCCCGCGCTGGATCTCCTGGGCGCTCGGCGACCTCGTGGTCAAGATCCTGGTCGGCGTCGTGCTGCTGCTGCCCTATGGCGCGCTGATGAACGTACTGAAGCCGATGCCGCAGGTCGCTCCGGCCCGCTGAGCCGCAGGCGCAGACATTCCGCTTGGGGCATCACTGCGTCAGGCGGAATTCCAGCATCACGTTCCGCTGCAGCAGATTGCCGTTGTCATCCGAAATCAGGATCAGATGCGGCTTGCCCTCCGGCCCGGTGATCACGTCGAGCCCTTCCATGTTGTCGATCGCATAGCCCATGTCGGCTTCGAGGAGCACCTCCCCATCCACCGCAGCGCCGGGACGGATGCTGTCGCCACGGATCAGGCGAATGCGCATGCCGAGGCCGCCGAGGAAGCTGAAGCGGCGTTCGAGCAGCAGGAAATCGCCGTTCGGCAGGAAGGCCCCATCGGTTGCGTCGAAGGGATCATGCCGCACCACCGTGAACACGCCCTTGAGCGGCCCCTCCAGGATCGCGGCGAAAAGGTTCCCCTGATCATCGAGGCTATGCTCGGTGACCACGATGGGCGCCCCCTTGAGCGAACTGGCTTGAGGCGAGACCGCCACCGTCTCCATGCCCGCATTCATCCGGAACTCGTGGCGGGGAATGGGTAGATCGAGGCTCTTCAACGGTGCCGAAGTCTCGAACCCCGGATCGGGATAGGCATCGACCCGATGCAGCTGCTCGAAGCTGACGAGCGCCTGGCCGTCCCGCAGCGCCAGTCCTTCGGCATCCGAATTGTATTTCGAGCCGACCCGGCCGCCACGGATGAGGATCGGATTGACGGCGAGATCGGTGAGGTTGGCGAGACGCCCCTTGGCATCGCGCTGAATCCGGCCGGTCAGCCAGGAACCGGTATCGAGCACCGACACGAAACGTTCCCCATCGGGGCGAAAGCGGATGCTCGACAGCGACTGTAGCCGGCTATCGGACGACGAAAATTCGATGCCGCCGAGAAATTCGAGCGCGCCGAAGCGCGTTTCCGCCGAACCGAACTTGAATTCGGTGATGATGCGCGCCCGGACCGAAACATCGTCGGTCGCAGGCGCCACCGGGGAGGCGATGGCACCGAATAAGCCGGCCCAGACGACGAGGCGGGAAAGTTTCAAGCGGGCGGACCTCAGCTGGCCCGTCGCATGCGGCCCTGTCGCCCGCCATTTTCCGCAAACAGCTCGGCAAGCTGCTCGGTCATCGCGCCGGCAAGCTCGTCCGCATCGACGATCGTCACGGCCTTGCGGTAATAGCGCGTCACGTCGTGGCCGATACCGATCGCCAGCAGCTCCACCGGCGAGCGCGTCTCGATCTGTTCGATCACGGCGCGCAGGTGCCGTTCCAGATAATTGCCGGGATTGACCGACAGCGTCGAATCGTCGACCGGCGCGCCATCAGAGATCATCATCAGGATCTTGCGCTGCTCGCGGCGGGCGATCAGGCGGTTATGCGCCCACATCAGCGCCTCGCCGTCGATGTTTTCCTTGAGAAGGCCTTCGCGCATCATCAGGCCGAGATTGCGGCGTGAACGACGCCACGGCGCATCCGCGGACTTGTAGACGATATGGCGCAGGTCGTTGAGACGGCCGGGGGTCGGCGGCTTGCCGCTTGCCAGCCACTTTTCGCGTGCCTGCCCGCCCTTCCAGGCCTTGGTGGTGAAGCCGAGGATCTCGACCTTGACGCCGCAGCGCTCCAGCGTGCGGGCGAGGATGTCGGCGCAGGTGGCGGCGACCGTGATCGGCCGGCCGCGCATCGAGCCGGAATTGTCGATGACCAGCGTCACGACCGTATCGCGGAACTGCGTGTCCCGCTCCTTCTTGAAGGAGAGCGGCTGCATCGGGTCGATAATCAGGCGCACCAGGCGGGCCGGATCGAGATAACCCTCTTCCAGGTCGAAATCCCACGAGCGGTTCTGCTGCGCCATCAGGCGGCGCTGCAGACGGTTGGCAAGCCGGCCGACCGCGCCCTGGAGATGGGCAAGCTGCTTGTCGAGGAAGGCCCGCAGCCGGTCGAGCTCCGCTTCGTCGCAAAGCTCCTCGGCCGTAATTTCCTCGTCGAATTCCTGGGTGAAGATCTTGTAATCGACCTTCTCGTTGAAATCGTCGAACGGGCTGTTCGGCCGCCGGGTCTCGCCGGGGGTCTCGGAATGCTCGTCGCTGTCGTCCGACATGTCGTCGTCGGACATTTCCGCGCCGTCCATCTCGCCGTCGTCCATTTCCTCGTCGGAAGCGTCGCTCTGCTCGGCAGGTGCCGCGTCGGAGCCGGCTTCTTCCTCGACCTCGTCGTTCTCGGTCTCGTTACTGCGCGGCTGGTCTTCCTGATCCGGATTTTCCATCTCCTCCGGATCGGCATCCTCGTCGGCAAACTCCTCCGCCATCTGCATGGAGGTGAGCATGTGCCGCACCAGCTTGGCGAACGCCTGCTGGTCTTCGATGACGTTGCGGAGGTTGTCGAGATCGCCGGCCGCCTTGTCCTCGATGAACGGACGCCAGAGATCGAGCACCTTGCCGGCACTCGGCGGCGGCTTGATGCCGGTCAGCTTCTCGCGCACCAGCATGGCGACCGCTTCGCCGATCGGCGCGTCTTCCTGCCGTTCGACGCCGGAGAAATTCGCCTTCGAGTATTTTTCCGCATGCATCGAATTGAGGTTCGACGCCATGCCGGCCATGCGCAAGGCGCCGATCGACTCGACGCGTGCCTGCTCGACGGCATCGAAGACGACGCGTGCGTCGGCGCCCTGCGGCGACATGCTGGCATGCACGTTCGTATCGTGGCAGGCAATCCGCAACGCCATGGAATCGCCGAGCCCGCGGGTCACCGCGAGCTCGTGGGCCGTCGGCCGCTTGGAGATTTCCGGCAGGCGGATGCGTTCGCCGGCAAGGCCCGGACGCTCGTTGGCGAACGTGACCTCGACTTCCGCGTCGCCGGCGATGGAGCGCACGCAGCCGGTAATCGCACGCCGCAACGGTTCCGTATCCACGGGACCGCCGGATTTGGCTTTCGAATTGTCTCCGCGACCTGCCATGATCTCGTCTCCGCTTACGCTCCGAGAACGATGTTGGCGGCACTTTCCTTCAGCTCGACGCCGAAGGCTCGCTGGTACTGTTCGGCGACCAGCGTGCGTTCAAGTTCATCGCACTTGTTGAGGAAGGTGATGCGGAAGGCGAATGCGATGTCACCGAAAATCTCGGCGTTTTCGGCCCAGGTGATGACGGTACGCGGGCTCATGACGGTCGAGAGATCGCCGTTGATGAAGGCCGAACGGGTGAGATCGGCGACACGCACCATCTTCGACACCGTTTCACGGCCCTCGGCCGTACGACCGAAAGACTTGACCTTGGCGGCGACGATATCGACTTCCTTCTGGTGCGGCAGATAGTTCAGCGTCGTCACGATCGACCAGCGGTCCATCTGCGCCTGGTTGATCTGCTGCGTGCCGTGATAAAGGCCGGTCGTATCGCCGAGACCGACCGTATTGGCGGTCGCGAAGATGCGGAATGCCGGGTGAGGACGGATGACGCGGCTCTGGTCGAGCAGGGTCAGGCGGCCGGAGGATTCCAGGACGCGCTGGATGACGAACATGACGTCCGGGCGACCGGCATCGTATTCGTCGAAGACGAGCGCGACATTGTGCTGGTAGGCCCAGGGCAGGATGCCGTCCTTGAATTCGGTGACCTGCTTGCCGTCCTTCAGCACGATCGCGTCCTTGCCGACGAGATCGATGCGGCTGACATGGCTATCGAGGTTGATACGCACGCACGGCCAGTTAAGGCGGGCTGCGACCTGCTCGATATGGGTGGACTTGCCGGTGCCGTGGAAGCCGGACACCATGACGCGTCGGTTATGCGCAAAGCCTGCGAGAATGGCGAGCGTCGTGTCGCGGTCGAAAAGATAGTCCGGATCGAGATCCGGAACGTAGGGGTCGCCGCTACTATATGCCGGAACCCTGATATCGCTGTCGATGCCGAAGACTTCCCTGACCGAAACGGTGGTATCGGGAAGGTTTGAAATATCTAGATCAATCTTACTCATCGTCTCTCCAAGGCGCGAGCCGCCGCCCGGCCGTCATCCTCACTGCCATAATTTTTACGGCTTAGCAGAAACCCGCCTGCTTCAACAACTGATATGCTTGAATGACGGCACGAAAACGTTCTTCCGAACCGCGGTCGCCGCCATTCGCATCCGGATGATGTTTCTTGACCAGTTCCTTGTAGCGGGTCTTGATCTCCGCAGCCGACGCATTGGCCGCCAACTCCATCGTATCGAAGGCTTTGGCTTCCAATGTCTTCAGCTTTCGCCCCTGCGTCTGGAAACGGGGGCCGGCCGCCCGCGCACTCGACACGAAGCCGAACGGATCCCTGAAGCGCTGCTGGGTGCCGGCAGCGCCGGCAGCACCTGAGCGCGCCGTGGAATGAAGCGGCGCATCCTTGGCGGCCTTGTTGACGCCGACGGTCCAGGTCGGCCGATGGCCGGTGATCGCCTCTTTCTGGTACCGGGCGATCTCGCCGTCCGACAGGCCGGAGAAATAATTATAGCCCTTGTTGTATTCCCGGACGTGCTCGAAGCAGAACAGAAAGAACTGGCCTTCCGCGTTGCGGCCCACGGGCGCGCGATGGGCACCCGGCTTGTCGCACCCGTCCCACTGGCAGGTGGGCGCTTCAGGCACAGCTTCCTGCTGCCTGTTCTTGCGCGTCCGGATGCGGTCGAAATATTTGGAATCTAATTTCATAAGGCCCTCATTATGGGGCGACGAACAGGGCGCGGCAAGAATTGACAAAGTCCTTTCTTACTGGTTTGTGGGATGCCCCTTTTGCGTCGCAACGGAGACCGAAATGTCCGTCAAATCCCGGATCGAAATCACGCTCACCGACAATCTCGAACCGGAACGGCTGGTCGTCATCGATGAAAGCCATCAGCACGCCGGCCATCAGCCCGACATCACCGGAACCGGCGAGACCCATATGCGGGTCCGCATCGTTTCGAAAAAGTTTTCCGGAATGAGCCGGCTCGACCGGCATCGGACGGTGAATGCGCTGCTGAAGCCGGAACTCGACGCCGGCCTCCACGCGCTGGCGGTGGAAGCCTCGGCACCGGGTGAGCCGACGCGCTGGTGACGGAACTTAGATAGGGATGACCGAGCAAGAGGCCAAGGTACGGGCATCATTCCTTGTGAGACATCGCTTTGGCCGACCTGCCACTACTTCCCAATAACTGGCGGGAGACGCTGGCCCTGGAAATTCTCTCCGTGCAGAATTCAGCTTTGCACAAGCCATGGCTGATAACAAACGCCGAGTTATCGTCAACTTTCGGGAGTGGATAAATTGGTCTCGTCGATAGCATCCTATGCAACCGGTCTGGACTATTCCAGAAATCTACGTGCTCAGTCGGGAAGCACATTTCAAGCGCGTGAAGATGCCGCGAAAAGGGTCCAAGCAGCCGTTGCAAATGGCGCACCGACGAAAGAAATCGAAGCCCTCGTCATACAAGCCGGATCAATCCGCTACAGCGAAGAGGAGTTGGTTGCTGACGAGCAGCGGATCAATGCGCGAGAGGACCTCAAGGCAAGGCTGCGCGCCGGCATTGCTGACCCGGAAGAGGAGTTCAAGGCAAAGGCTTTCCTGGTCACGCCCGACTCATGGCCAGATGAGCAGAGGCTAGACGCTGCCCGCCAAATTGACGCCGCAGGATATCTTGACAGCCAAATCCAGAATAGGCTCGCTGAGCCCCGCCTCCATACAAGGCGG
It encodes:
- the cobS gene encoding cobaltochelatase subunit CobS, which gives rise to MSKIDLDISNLPDTTVSVREVFGIDSDIRVPAYSSGDPYVPDLDPDYLFDRDTTLAILAGFAHNRRVMVSGFHGTGKSTHIEQVAARLNWPCVRINLDSHVSRIDLVGKDAIVLKDGKQVTEFKDGILPWAYQHNVALVFDEYDAGRPDVMFVIQRVLESSGRLTLLDQSRVIRPHPAFRIFATANTVGLGDTTGLYHGTQQINQAQMDRWSIVTTLNYLPHQKEVDIVAAKVKSFGRTAEGRETVSKMVRVADLTRSAFINGDLSTVMSPRTVITWAENAEIFGDIAFAFRITFLNKCDELERTLVAEQYQRAFGVELKESAANIVLGA
- a CDS encoding DUF3108 domain-containing protein produces the protein MNLRGSFVSAFVLVFGFTANPLGSAEIRHVSEYDISLGILPIAKASFASEFNSSDYKITGTFKSAGIVNIISRISAETSVSGRMQADKLQADRYNLVYSAGKRTRIYDVEYRNGNVTGTTVKPEPTRNPETWIPVTEKDLRAVLDPLSGLIFPGDAKVCPSRLPIYDGESRMDLVLTPKGTRPFSTDGFKGEAIVCSIRYLPRSGFKRGRSDIEYLRKTPMEIWFAKAQSVNVYAPVYAVIPTRMGQVYVTAVKYGD
- the rpmB gene encoding 50S ribosomal protein L28, which gives rise to MSRVCELTGKGVQTGNNVSHANNKTRRRFLPNLCQVTLISDALGQRYRLRVSAHALRSVEHRGGLDAFLLKSDETELSMRARLLRRQIVKKTAEVAAAA
- a CDS encoding DMT family transporter, whose translation is MKIRGTLIGFTAILMWSLLALMTAASGKVPPFQMNAITFAIGSLPGIVLFIVKPERIALLRQPAKVWITGIGGLFGYHFLYFTALRNAPAVEAGLIAYLWPLFIVVGSALLPGEKLRWYHVAGAVAGLCGTIAIVSRNGLAFDDAYLVGYGAAFLCAFTWSGYSLLTRRFDRVSTDVVTGFCLGTSLLSLICHLALETTVWPADGGEWAAVVGLGLLPVGAAFYAWDYGVKNGDIQIIGAASYAAPLLSTLILVASGFAEPDWRILLACLLITGGAVLAARDMFRPKPIAEAVAE
- the cobT gene encoding cobaltochelatase subunit CobT; this encodes MAGRGDNSKAKSGGPVDTEPLRRAITGCVRSIAGDAEVEVTFANERPGLAGERIRLPEISKRPTAHELAVTRGLGDSMALRIACHDTNVHASMSPQGADARVVFDAVEQARVESIGALRMAGMASNLNSMHAEKYSKANFSGVERQEDAPIGEAVAMLVREKLTGIKPPPSAGKVLDLWRPFIEDKAAGDLDNLRNVIEDQQAFAKLVRHMLTSMQMAEEFADEDADPEEMENPDQEDQPRSNETENDEVEEEAGSDAAPAEQSDASDEEMDDGEMDGAEMSDDDMSDDSDEHSETPGETRRPNSPFDDFNEKVDYKIFTQEFDEEITAEELCDEAELDRLRAFLDKQLAHLQGAVGRLANRLQRRLMAQQNRSWDFDLEEGYLDPARLVRLIIDPMQPLSFKKERDTQFRDTVVTLVIDNSGSMRGRPITVAATCADILARTLERCGVKVEILGFTTKAWKGGQAREKWLASGKPPTPGRLNDLRHIVYKSADAPWRRSRRNLGLMMREGLLKENIDGEALMWAHNRLIARREQRKILMMISDGAPVDDSTLSVNPGNYLERHLRAVIEQIETRSPVELLAIGIGHDVTRYYRKAVTIVDADELAGAMTEQLAELFAENGGRQGRMRRAS
- a CDS encoding J domain-containing protein; this translates as MKLDSKYFDRIRTRKNRQQEAVPEAPTCQWDGCDKPGAHRAPVGRNAEGQFFLFCFEHVREYNKGYNYFSGLSDGEIARYQKEAITGHRPTWTVGVNKAAKDAPLHSTARSGAAGAAGTQQRFRDPFGFVSSARAAGPRFQTQGRKLKTLEAKAFDTMELAANASAAEIKTRYKELVKKHHPDANGGDRGSEERFRAVIQAYQLLKQAGFC
- a CDS encoding queuosine precursor transporter, which codes for MLSSRYTFIYALLMAAVVVASNFLVQFPVIGTFWGIALGDLLTWGAFIYPFAFLVTDLANRQFGPSIARRVVLAGFVVGVTLSFLASSPRIAVASGAAYLVGQLLDISVFNRLRRQTWWRAPLAGSLLGSALDTLLFFSLAFAPLFAFIGPNEDFAIQSAPILGALATEAPRWISWALGDLVVKILVGVVLLLPYGALMNVLKPMPQVAPAR
- a CDS encoding esterase-like activity of phytase family protein, whose protein sequence is MKLSRLVVWAGLFGAIASPVAPATDDVSVRARIITEFKFGSAETRFGALEFLGGIEFSSSDSRLQSLSSIRFRPDGERFVSVLDTGSWLTGRIQRDAKGRLANLTDLAVNPILIRGGRVGSKYNSDAEGLALRDGQALVSFEQLHRVDAYPDPGFETSAPLKSLDLPIPRHEFRMNAGMETVAVSPQASSLKGAPIVVTEHSLDDQGNLFAAILEGPLKGVFTVVRHDPFDATDGAFLPNGDFLLLERRFSFLGGLGMRIRLIRGDSIRPGAAVDGEVLLEADMGYAIDNMEGLDVITGPEGKPHLILISDDNGNLLQRNVMLEFRLTQ
- a CDS encoding BolA family protein, giving the protein MSVKSRIEITLTDNLEPERLVVIDESHQHAGHQPDITGTGETHMRVRIVSKKFSGMSRLDRHRTVNALLKPELDAGLHALAVEASAPGEPTRW